A region of Paraburkholderia sp. BL23I1N1 DNA encodes the following proteins:
- a CDS encoding aspartate aminotransferase family protein yields the protein MSYRTEEVAYVQPALQPSAAASVQATQQRSTAEYRALDAAHHIHPFSDMGSLNRAGSRVIVKAQGVYLWDSEGNKIIDGMAGLWCVNVGYGRKELADAAYRQMQELPFYNTFFKTTHPPVIELSAMLAELAPEPFNHFFYCNSGSEGNDTVLRIVHQYWATQGKHSKKVVISRKNGYHGSTIAGGTLGGMGYMHDQMPSKVENIVHIDQPYFFGEAQGNLTPEEFALARAQQLEAKILEIGADNVAAFIGEPFQGAGGVIFPASTYWPEIQRICRKYDILLVADEVIGGFGRTGEWFAHQHFGFEPDLITLAKGLTSGYVPMGAVGLHDRVAKAIIEHGDFNHGLTYSGHPVAAAVALANLKLLRDEKIVERVKTDTGPYFQKKLRDTFANHPIVGEIAGAGLVAGLQLAEDPKTRKRFANGGDVGTICRDFCFNGNLIMRATGDRMLLSPPLVINKLEIDEIVSKAKKAIDATAQQLGIS from the coding sequence ATGAGCTACAGAACAGAAGAAGTCGCTTACGTGCAACCGGCCCTGCAACCCAGCGCCGCCGCAAGCGTACAAGCCACACAACAACGCAGCACCGCCGAATACCGCGCGCTCGACGCGGCCCATCACATCCATCCGTTTTCGGACATGGGCTCGCTCAATCGCGCCGGTAGCCGCGTGATCGTCAAAGCGCAAGGCGTGTACCTGTGGGATTCGGAAGGCAACAAGATCATCGACGGCATGGCCGGTTTGTGGTGCGTGAACGTCGGTTATGGCCGCAAGGAACTGGCCGACGCCGCGTACCGGCAAATGCAGGAATTGCCCTTCTACAATACCTTCTTCAAGACCACGCATCCGCCGGTGATCGAACTGTCGGCCATGCTCGCGGAGCTGGCGCCGGAACCGTTCAATCACTTCTTCTATTGCAACAGCGGTTCGGAAGGCAACGACACCGTGCTGCGCATCGTCCATCAATACTGGGCGACGCAAGGCAAGCACTCGAAGAAGGTCGTCATCTCGCGCAAGAACGGCTATCACGGTTCGACGATCGCCGGCGGCACGCTGGGCGGCATGGGCTACATGCATGACCAGATGCCCTCGAAGGTCGAGAACATCGTTCATATCGACCAGCCGTATTTCTTCGGCGAAGCACAAGGCAATCTGACGCCGGAAGAATTCGCGCTGGCCCGTGCGCAGCAACTCGAAGCGAAGATCCTCGAAATCGGCGCGGACAATGTCGCCGCGTTTATCGGTGAGCCTTTCCAGGGTGCGGGCGGCGTGATCTTCCCGGCCTCGACATACTGGCCGGAAATCCAGCGCATCTGCCGCAAGTACGACATCCTGCTGGTCGCCGACGAAGTGATCGGCGGCTTCGGCCGGACTGGCGAATGGTTCGCGCATCAGCACTTCGGTTTCGAGCCGGATCTGATCACGCTGGCCAAGGGCCTGACGAGCGGCTATGTGCCGATGGGCGCGGTCGGCCTGCATGATCGCGTGGCCAAGGCCATCATCGAGCACGGCGACTTCAATCACGGCCTCACCTACTCCGGCCACCCGGTGGCGGCGGCGGTGGCGCTCGCCAATCTGAAACTTCTGCGCGACGAGAAGATCGTCGAACGCGTCAAGACCGACACGGGTCCGTACTTCCAGAAGAAGTTGCGCGACACGTTTGCCAATCACCCGATCGTCGGTGAAATCGCCGGCGCGGGTCTGGTGGCCGGCCTGCAACTCGCAGAAGACCCGAAAACGCGCAAGCGATTCGCCAATGGCGGTGACGTCGGCACGATCTGCCGCGACTTCTGCTTCAACGGCAACCTCATCATGCGCGCCACCGGCGACCGGATGCTTCTGTCGCCGCCGCTCGTGATCAACAAGCTGGAAATCGACGAAATCGTTTCGAAGGCCAAAAAAGCCATCGACGCGACTGCACAACAACTCGGCATTTCGTAA
- a CDS encoding glutamine synthetase family protein codes for MHEIDDFLKKNRVTEIEAIIPDMAGIARGKIIPRSKFESGESMRLPQAVMIQTVTGDYPEDGTLTGVTDPDMVCVPDASTIRMIPWAVDPTAQVIHDCVHFDGTPVAISPRRVLRRVLELYKAKGWKPVIAPELEFYLVDMNKDPDLPLQPPIGRTGRPETGRQAYSIEAVNEFDPLFEDIYEYCEVQELEVDTLIHEVGAAQMEINFMHGDPLKLADSVFLFKRTVREAALRHKMYATFMAKPMEGEPGSAMHMHQSLVDEETGHNLFTGADGKPTSLFTGYIAGLQKYTPALMPIFAPYINSYRRLSRFMAAPINVAWGYDNRTVGFRIPHSGPAARRIENRIPGVDCNPYLAIAATLAAGYLGMTQNLEPTEPLLSDGYELPYQLPRNLEEGLTLMGACEPMAEILGEKFVKAYLALKETEYEAFFRVISSWERRHLLLHV; via the coding sequence ATGCATGAAATCGACGACTTCCTGAAGAAGAACCGCGTCACCGAGATCGAAGCGATCATTCCGGATATGGCCGGGATCGCACGCGGCAAGATCATTCCGCGCAGCAAGTTCGAATCCGGCGAGTCCATGCGCTTGCCGCAGGCGGTGATGATCCAGACCGTCACAGGCGACTATCCGGAAGACGGCACGCTCACCGGCGTCACCGATCCGGATATGGTGTGCGTGCCCGACGCCAGCACCATCCGCATGATTCCATGGGCTGTCGATCCGACCGCCCAGGTGATTCACGATTGCGTTCACTTCGACGGCACGCCCGTCGCGATCTCGCCGCGCCGTGTGCTGCGCCGCGTGCTCGAACTCTATAAGGCCAAGGGCTGGAAGCCGGTTATCGCGCCTGAGCTCGAGTTCTATCTGGTCGACATGAACAAGGACCCGGATCTGCCGCTGCAACCGCCCATCGGTCGCACGGGCCGTCCGGAGACTGGACGTCAGGCGTATTCGATCGAAGCGGTCAACGAATTCGATCCGCTGTTCGAAGACATCTATGAATACTGCGAGGTGCAGGAACTGGAAGTCGACACGCTGATTCACGAAGTCGGCGCCGCGCAGATGGAAATCAACTTCATGCACGGCGATCCGCTGAAGCTTGCCGACAGCGTGTTCCTGTTCAAGCGCACGGTGCGTGAAGCCGCGCTGCGTCACAAGATGTACGCGACCTTCATGGCCAAGCCGATGGAAGGCGAACCGGGCTCGGCGATGCACATGCACCAGAGCCTCGTGGACGAAGAAACCGGCCACAACCTGTTCACCGGTGCGGACGGCAAGCCCACGTCGCTCTTCACCGGCTATATCGCCGGTTTGCAGAAATACACGCCGGCGCTGATGCCGATTTTCGCGCCGTACATCAACTCGTATCGCCGCCTGTCGCGCTTCATGGCTGCGCCGATCAACGTGGCATGGGGTTACGACAACCGTACGGTGGGCTTCCGGATTCCGCATTCGGGGCCGGCTGCTCGCCGCATCGAAAACCGCATCCCGGGCGTGGACTGCAATCCGTATCTGGCGATTGCCGCGACACTGGCTGCCGGGTATCTTGGCATGACGCAAAATCTGGAGCCAACCGAGCCGCTGCTCAGCGACGGTTACGAACTGCCCTACCAGTTGCCGCGCAATCTGGAAGAAGGGTTGACACTGATGGGCGCGTGCGAACCGATGGCCGAGATTCTCGGCGAGAAATTCGTCAAGGCGTACCTCGCTCTGAAAGAAACCGAATACGAAGCGTTTTTCCGCGTGATCAGCTCGTGGGAACGCCGGCATTTGCTGCTGCACGTTTAA
- a CDS encoding gamma-glutamyl-gamma-aminobutyrate hydrolase family protein has translation MRNKPLVGISADRTMMGVHPSHVTGEKYIAAIVDGSHALAMLLPALGERQSTADVLDAVDGLLFTGSYSNVEPHRYGGHPSTPGTLHDAARDATTLPLLNAAIAAGVPVLAVCRGFQEMNVVFGGTLHQSVHAVAGLNDHRENKEDDLDVQYAPSHSIRLTEGGLLQRLAGGTNEARVNSLHGQGVERLGVGLVAEAIAPDGLIEAVSVKDARAFALGVQWHPEWKHASDALSTAIFRAFGKACRDRMRTKAGYGAASAAATHA, from the coding sequence ATGCGAAACAAACCCCTGGTCGGCATCAGCGCCGACAGAACGATGATGGGAGTCCACCCATCGCACGTCACCGGCGAGAAATACATCGCGGCGATCGTGGACGGCTCGCATGCGCTGGCCATGTTGCTGCCGGCGCTCGGCGAGCGTCAGTCCACCGCGGACGTGCTGGACGCCGTCGACGGCTTACTGTTTACCGGCAGCTATTCGAATGTCGAGCCGCACCGCTACGGCGGTCATCCCAGCACGCCGGGCACGCTGCACGACGCCGCACGCGATGCGACGACGCTGCCGCTCCTGAACGCGGCAATCGCCGCGGGCGTGCCGGTGCTGGCGGTATGCCGGGGCTTCCAGGAAATGAACGTGGTGTTCGGCGGGACGTTGCATCAAAGCGTTCACGCGGTGGCCGGCTTGAACGACCATCGCGAGAACAAGGAAGACGACCTCGACGTGCAATACGCACCGTCGCATTCGATCAGGCTGACAGAGGGCGGCTTGTTGCAGCGCCTCGCGGGCGGCACGAATGAAGCGCGTGTGAATTCATTGCACGGTCAGGGCGTCGAGCGGCTGGGCGTGGGACTGGTGGCTGAAGCCATCGCGCCGGACGGATTGATCGAAGCGGTCAGTGTGAAAGATGCGCGTGCCTTCGCGCTGGGTGTGCAGTGGCACCCGGAATGGAAGCATGCCAGCGACGCACTGTCCACCGCGATCTTTCGCGCCTTCGGCAAAGCCTGCCGCGATCGAATGCGCACCAAGGCCGGCTATGGCGCGGCATCCGCCGCCGCCACGCATGCCTGA
- a CDS encoding cupin domain-containing protein yields MSIEVATRLQYIRKKNGLSQRELAKRAGVTNGTISLIEQNRVSPSVGSLKKLLECIPMSLAEFFTFEVEVERSVVSRRADMPNLGNESIEFYLAGSSVKDRNMGILREVYQPLSDTGPEMLEHEGHEGGVVVRGQIELTVDGVTWLLDPGDSYYFESRLPHRFRNPSAEHLCEIVSANSPPTF; encoded by the coding sequence ATGTCCATAGAAGTAGCGACCCGCCTGCAGTACATCCGTAAGAAGAATGGCCTGTCCCAGCGTGAACTGGCCAAACGGGCGGGCGTGACCAACGGCACGATTTCGTTGATCGAGCAAAACCGTGTGAGTCCGTCGGTGGGGTCATTGAAGAAGCTGCTCGAATGCATACCGATGAGTCTCGCCGAATTCTTCACCTTTGAGGTGGAGGTGGAGCGCTCCGTCGTGTCGCGCCGCGCCGACATGCCGAATCTCGGCAATGAGTCGATCGAGTTCTACCTCGCGGGCTCTAGTGTGAAAGATCGGAACATGGGTATTCTGCGCGAGGTTTATCAGCCGCTGTCGGATACGGGGCCGGAAATGCTGGAGCACGAGGGGCACGAGGGCGGCGTGGTGGTCCGCGGTCAGATCGAACTGACGGTGGACGGCGTCACGTGGCTGCTCGACCCAGGCGACAGCTACTACTTCGAAAGCCGTCTACCGCATCGTTTTCGCAATCCCAGCGCGGAGCATCTCTGCGAGATCGTGTCGGCCAATTCGCCGCCCACGTTCTAA
- a CDS encoding aldehyde dehydrogenase: MDKKSLAFWQDKAATLSIEGRAFIDGEYRDAAGGRTFDCLTPIDGKLLAKVADSGAADVDAAVAAARRAFDSGVWSGLNPRQRKAILLRWAASIREHMDELALLEALDAGKPIADTTTVDVPGAAYCVEWFAEAIDKVGGEVAPADHHLVGLVTREPIGVVAAVVPWNFPILMASWKFGPALAAGNSVVLKPSEKSPLTAIRLAQLALDAGIPAGVFNVVPGAGEPGKLLALHQDVDCLAFTGSTNVGKLIMQYAGQSNLKRVWLELGGKSPNIVMPDCPDLDRAANAAAGAIFYNMGEMCTAGSRLLVHRDIKDVFLDKLIAAARSYTPGNPLDPKTSMGAIVDNVQLERVLGYIEAGRAEAKLLLGGSRVKQETGGFYIEPTIFDIPASGAKVAREEIFGPVLSVITFDTVEEAIRIANDSEYGLAAALWTSNLTTAHEVSRKLRAGTVWVNCYDEGGDMNFPFGGYKQSGNGRDKSLHALEKYTELKSTLVRLR, translated from the coding sequence ATGGACAAGAAATCTCTCGCTTTCTGGCAAGACAAAGCCGCTACGCTTTCGATCGAAGGCCGTGCGTTTATCGACGGCGAGTACCGTGATGCCGCGGGCGGCCGCACCTTCGACTGCCTGACCCCGATCGACGGCAAGCTGCTCGCCAAAGTCGCCGACAGCGGCGCAGCGGATGTCGATGCTGCCGTGGCAGCCGCACGCCGCGCGTTCGATTCCGGCGTGTGGTCCGGCCTCAATCCTCGCCAGCGCAAGGCGATTCTGTTGCGTTGGGCCGCGTCGATCCGCGAACACATGGACGAACTCGCGCTGCTCGAAGCGCTGGACGCAGGCAAGCCGATCGCCGACACCACCACGGTGGACGTGCCGGGCGCGGCGTATTGCGTCGAGTGGTTCGCCGAAGCCATCGACAAGGTCGGTGGCGAAGTCGCGCCGGCCGATCACCACCTGGTGGGCCTCGTCACGCGCGAGCCGATCGGCGTGGTCGCCGCGGTGGTGCCGTGGAATTTCCCGATCCTGATGGCCTCGTGGAAGTTCGGCCCGGCGCTCGCCGCGGGTAACAGCGTGGTGCTCAAGCCTTCGGAGAAGTCGCCGCTCACCGCGATCCGCCTCGCTCAGCTCGCGCTGGACGCGGGCATTCCCGCCGGCGTGTTCAACGTCGTGCCGGGCGCGGGCGAACCGGGCAAGCTGCTGGCGCTGCATCAGGACGTGGACTGTCTCGCCTTCACCGGCTCCACCAACGTCGGCAAACTGATCATGCAGTACGCCGGCCAGTCGAATCTGAAGCGCGTCTGGCTCGAACTCGGCGGCAAATCGCCGAACATCGTGATGCCCGATTGCCCCGACCTCGACCGTGCAGCCAATGCGGCGGCCGGCGCGATCTTCTACAACATGGGCGAAATGTGTACCGCCGGTTCGCGCCTGCTGGTGCATCGCGACATCAAGGACGTATTCCTCGACAAGCTGATCGCCGCCGCGCGCAGCTATACGCCGGGCAACCCGCTCGATCCGAAAACCTCGATGGGCGCGATCGTCGATAACGTGCAACTCGAGCGCGTGCTCGGTTATATCGAAGCGGGCCGCGCCGAAGCGAAGCTGCTGCTGGGTGGATCGCGCGTCAAGCAGGAGACCGGCGGCTTCTATATCGAGCCGACCATCTTCGACATCCCGGCCTCCGGTGCGAAGGTTGCGCGCGAGGAAATCTTTGGGCCGGTGTTGTCGGTGATTACGTTCGACACGGTTGAAGAAGCGATCAGGATCGCTAACGACAGCGAGTACGGTCTTGCCGCTGCGTTGTGGACCTCGAACCTGACCACCGCGCATGAAGTGTCGCGCAAGCTGCGCGCCGGTACGGTATGGGTCAATTGCTACGACGAAGGCGGGGATATGAACTTCCCGTTTGGCGGCTACAAGCAATCGGGCAACGGCCGCGACAAGTCGTTGCACGCGCTGGAGAAGTACACCGAGCTGAAGTCCACGCTCGTGCGGCTGCGCTAA
- the speB gene encoding agmatinase, with amino-acid sequence MTELIYGDGAIRRPSLYGSSIENTYAGVLSFMRRKYTRELDGVDVVVSGVPLDLATTFRSGARLGPAAVRAASVQLSELHPYPWGFNPFDDLAVTDYGDCWFDAHNPMTIKESIVEHARTILRSDAKMLTLGGDHYITYPLLIAHAEKYGKPLSLIHFDAHCDTWADDSPDSLNHGSMFYKAVKDGLIDPKTSVQVGIRTWNEDFMGINILDAAWVHEHGTRAAVERITSIVGERPAYLTFDIDCLDPAFAPGTGTPVAGGLSSAQGLAIVRGLGALNLVGADVVEVAPAYDQSEITAIAAAHIACDLLCLWRQRKVAER; translated from the coding sequence ATGACTGAACTCATCTACGGCGACGGCGCGATCCGCCGTCCGTCGCTCTATGGCTCGTCGATCGAAAACACCTATGCGGGTGTGTTGTCGTTCATGCGCCGCAAGTACACCCGCGAACTCGACGGCGTCGACGTCGTGGTTTCCGGCGTGCCGCTCGATCTGGCCACCACGTTCCGCTCGGGGGCGCGTCTCGGCCCCGCGGCAGTGCGCGCGGCGAGCGTGCAGTTGTCGGAGTTGCACCCGTATCCGTGGGGCTTCAATCCGTTCGACGACCTCGCGGTGACCGATTACGGCGACTGCTGGTTCGACGCGCACAACCCCATGACGATCAAGGAGTCGATCGTCGAGCATGCGCGCACGATCCTGCGCTCGGATGCGAAGATGCTGACGCTCGGCGGCGATCACTACATTACGTATCCGCTGCTGATTGCGCATGCGGAGAAGTACGGCAAGCCGCTCTCGCTGATCCATTTCGACGCCCACTGCGATACCTGGGCCGACGACAGCCCGGACAGCCTGAACCACGGCTCGATGTTCTACAAGGCGGTGAAAGACGGCTTGATCGATCCGAAGACCTCGGTGCAGGTCGGCATCCGCACGTGGAACGAAGATTTCATGGGGATCAATATCCTCGACGCTGCGTGGGTCCACGAACATGGCACGCGCGCGGCGGTGGAGCGGATTACGTCGATTGTCGGCGAGCGGCCCGCGTATCTGACCTTCGATATCGACTGCCTCGATCCGGCGTTCGCGCCGGGCACGGGTACGCCCGTGGCGGGCGGTTTGTCGTCGGCGCAGGGACTGGCCATTGTGCGCGGGCTCGGTGCGTTGAATCTGGTGGGCGCGGACGTGGTGGAAGTGGCGCCCGCTTATGACCAGAGCGAGATCACGGCAATTGCCGCCGCGCATATCGCGTGCGATCTGTTGTGTCTCTGGCGGCAGCGGAAAGTGGCCGAACGTTAG
- a CDS encoding MFS transporter translates to MNAAAPVRWPAIAALTTVSALSQIGQFGIGFMVLPVWLAHQGLDAPRAGLFSASQWTGMLAGLLIAPWLVERIGAKRTVSLGLAATIAAFATMNALWWPLWLVPGLLTGFGIGLRWIANETWLYRLVPPESSGRVVGVHEALIATAGVIGPALAAWCAVDGRITFASGAAFTFAAAVPLWLTASDDGRAAVKAARLARKTRLEKSTPIGPLVSLGVVVVAAGGIGDGALYGLFPFFADAHGLSTTQTATLLTLFGLGGMALQYPIGWFADRAGLAATVIVCAALSTLAICGFALAAPASWLADASALLLGGMNSAYITLGMVAAACSDKAALTRNMRLVSLTFTASSIVGPLIAGFAMKARGSDMLMWQLAIMSGALVAYTLGLREGRRNPGTAPDRSSSMG, encoded by the coding sequence ATGAATGCCGCCGCGCCGGTGCGCTGGCCGGCGATCGCCGCGCTGACCACGGTCTCGGCACTCTCGCAGATCGGCCAGTTCGGCATCGGCTTCATGGTGCTGCCGGTGTGGCTGGCCCATCAAGGGCTCGACGCACCTCGTGCCGGCCTCTTCTCCGCGTCGCAATGGACCGGCATGCTGGCCGGCCTCTTGATCGCCCCTTGGCTGGTGGAACGTATCGGAGCAAAACGCACGGTGTCGCTGGGTCTCGCCGCCACGATTGCTGCGTTCGCCACGATGAACGCGCTGTGGTGGCCGTTGTGGCTCGTGCCCGGCCTGTTGACCGGATTCGGCATCGGCTTGCGCTGGATCGCCAATGAAACGTGGCTCTACCGGCTGGTGCCGCCTGAGTCGAGCGGACGTGTAGTGGGGGTGCACGAAGCACTGATTGCCACCGCGGGTGTGATTGGTCCGGCATTGGCGGCATGGTGCGCAGTCGACGGACGCATCACGTTCGCGTCCGGCGCGGCCTTTACGTTTGCCGCGGCCGTTCCGCTGTGGCTGACCGCATCGGATGATGGACGCGCGGCGGTTAAAGCAGCACGACTTGCGCGAAAAACCCGGCTTGAGAAAAGCACGCCGATCGGCCCCCTGGTCAGCCTCGGCGTGGTGGTCGTGGCGGCAGGTGGGATCGGCGACGGCGCGCTCTACGGCCTCTTCCCGTTCTTTGCCGACGCCCACGGCCTCAGTACCACGCAGACGGCCACCCTGCTCACGCTATTCGGGTTGGGCGGCATGGCGCTGCAATATCCGATCGGCTGGTTCGCCGATCGCGCGGGCCTCGCCGCCACGGTGATCGTCTGCGCGGCGCTCAGCACGCTGGCGATCTGCGGTTTCGCGCTGGCCGCGCCCGCCTCGTGGCTCGCCGACGCGAGTGCATTGCTGCTCGGCGGCATGAACAGCGCGTACATCACACTTGGCATGGTCGCAGCGGCATGCAGCGACAAGGCCGCGCTCACGCGCAACATGCGGCTGGTGTCGCTTACCTTCACTGCGAGTTCGATTGTGGGGCCACTCATCGCCGGGTTCGCCATGAAAGCGCGCGGCAGCGATATGCTGATGTGGCAACTTGCGATCATGAGCGGCGCGCTCGTTGCCTACACGCTCGGCTTACGCGAAGGCCGGCGCAATCCAGGCACAGCCCCCGATCGTTCGTCATCGATGGGATGA
- a CDS encoding MarR family winged helix-turn-helix transcriptional regulator produces the protein MTQRTENLLGVLALLVTDEMNAQPTVAALAGPTARAMLNAVGQYPDSSIEVLRDAVDLSHPAAVRAVAGLVDAGLVEKKSGKDKRSVALALTASGKREAKRLQTARDRILQRIAGQLDEREREVLEGLLIKILWHETRDPAHAMQLCRLCDDGPCLKAGCPVECREQGLPMPARSST, from the coding sequence ATGACGCAGCGCACAGAGAACCTGCTTGGCGTGCTCGCCCTGCTGGTTACGGACGAGATGAACGCGCAGCCCACCGTGGCCGCACTCGCGGGCCCCACTGCCCGCGCCATGCTCAACGCCGTCGGTCAATATCCCGATTCATCCATTGAAGTATTGCGCGACGCGGTCGATCTTTCGCATCCGGCCGCGGTCCGCGCCGTAGCGGGCCTGGTGGACGCGGGTCTCGTCGAAAAGAAATCCGGCAAGGATAAACGTTCCGTCGCGCTTGCCCTGACGGCTTCCGGCAAGCGTGAAGCCAAACGCCTGCAAACCGCACGCGACCGGATACTCCAACGCATCGCCGGACAGCTCGACGAGCGCGAGCGCGAAGTGCTTGAAGGTCTGCTGATCAAGATCCTGTGGCATGAGACGCGCGATCCGGCACACGCCATGCAGCTATGCCGCCTCTGCGACGACGGTCCCTGCCTGAAAGCCGGCTGCCCGGTCGAATGCCGCGAACAGGGTCTGCCAATGCCCGCGCGGAGCAGCACATGA
- a CDS encoding LysR family transcriptional regulator, whose protein sequence is MDRLEAMSILVAAVETGSFSAASRKLGTPLPTVSRKVAELEAHLNARLLVRSTRKLTLTDAGAAYLAACKQILEQVTEAENAAAGEYSTPRGEVVVTAPMVFGRLHLLPVINDFLATFPEIAVRLVLADRTLHLLDEHIDVALRIGKLPDSSMVATQVGTVSRVVCASPRYLAQAGKPDTPADLTRFACVNFDVLQSGPIWTFAPRGAKQQAVPIRPRLSVNTAEAAIDAAIAGVGLTHVLSYQVARAVEEGKLHLVLRDFEPEPIPVSLMHAGQGPLPLKTRSFIDFAVPRLRATLSGDKDRLRAGN, encoded by the coding sequence ATGGATCGCCTGGAGGCAATGTCAATTCTGGTGGCCGCAGTGGAGACCGGCAGTTTTTCGGCCGCGAGCCGCAAACTGGGCACGCCGCTCCCAACTGTCAGCCGTAAAGTCGCGGAGCTTGAAGCGCATCTGAACGCGCGGCTGCTGGTCCGCTCCACCCGCAAGCTGACTTTGACCGACGCAGGCGCGGCCTACCTCGCCGCCTGCAAGCAGATCCTCGAACAGGTGACCGAAGCCGAAAACGCGGCCGCAGGCGAGTACAGCACGCCACGCGGTGAAGTCGTCGTCACGGCGCCGATGGTGTTCGGACGCCTTCATCTATTGCCCGTCATCAACGATTTCCTCGCGACGTTCCCGGAAATCGCCGTGCGTCTGGTGCTGGCCGACCGCACGCTGCATCTGCTCGACGAACATATCGACGTCGCGTTGCGCATCGGCAAACTGCCCGACAGCAGCATGGTCGCGACCCAGGTCGGCACGGTGAGCCGGGTGGTCTGCGCCAGTCCGCGTTACCTCGCGCAGGCCGGCAAGCCGGACACACCCGCCGATCTCACCCGCTTCGCTTGCGTAAACTTCGACGTATTGCAGTCTGGGCCAATCTGGACCTTTGCGCCGCGCGGGGCGAAGCAACAGGCCGTGCCGATCCGTCCGCGCCTCTCCGTCAATACCGCGGAAGCCGCCATCGATGCGGCGATCGCAGGCGTAGGCCTCACGCACGTGCTCTCGTACCAGGTCGCGCGGGCCGTCGAAGAAGGCAAGCTGCACCTGGTGCTGCGGGACTTTGAACCCGAACCAATACCGGTCAGCCTGATGCACGCGGGACAAGGGCCATTGCCGCTGAAGACGCGCAGCTTTATCGACTTCGCGGTGCCGCGCTTGCGCGCCACGCTGAGCGGCGACAAGGACAGGCTACGCGCGGGCAACTGA